AATTTAAAAATAACTGATCCAGAAGTAGCAAAAGCAATCTATGATGAAACAAAAAGAGAATCTTCAAACCTTGAGCTTATTGCCTCAGAGAATTTCGTGAGCAATGCTGTTCTTGAAGCTCAAGGTTCAATAATGACCAATAAATACGCTGAAGGCTATCCTCATAAAAGATACTATGGCGGATGCGAATTTGTTGATGTTGTTGAGAATTTGGCTATAAAAAGAGCAAAAGAGATTTTTGGAGCTGACCATGCAAACGTGCAGCCGCATTCCGGTTCACAGGCAAATATGGCGGTTTATTTTTCTATGTTGGATATGGGAGATACAATTCTAGGTATGGACTTAAGCCATGGCGGACATTTAACACACGGCAGTCCGGTAAACTTTTCGGGGAAATATTTTAATATTGTCTCTTACGGAGTGAGTAAGAAAACAGAAACAATAGACTATGAATATGTAGAAAAATTAGCACTTGAAGAGAAACCTAAATTGATAATTGCAGGCGCTAGCGCTTATCCTCGCATAATAGATTTCGCAGCATTCAGAAAGATTGCAGATAAAGTAAATGCGTATCTTATGGTAGATATGGCTCATTTTGCAGGACTTGTTGCAGCAAAAATTTATCCAAGCCCTATTCCATACGCTGATTTTGTTACTACCACTACACATAAAACCTTAAGAGGTCCACGCGGAGGCATGATTCTCTGCAAGGGGAAATATGCAAAACAGATAGATAAAATGATTTTTCCTGGTATTCAGGGAGGGCCACTGATGCATGTTATAGCTGCTAAAGCTGTTGCATTCAAGGAAGCTATGGCAGAAGGATTTAATGATTATCAGAAACAGATCGTAAGAAATGCCAAGGCACTTGCCTCAGAACTGAATAAAAGGGACTTTCGACTTGTTTCCGGTGGAACAGATACTCATCTTATACTACTGGATTTAACTAATAGATGTATCTCAGGCAAGGACGCAGAGAAGGCATTAGATGTTGCCGGAATAACAGTAAATAAAAATGCTATTCCATTTGATAAGCAAAGCCCATTTATTACGAGTGGAATAAGAATAGGAACTCCTGCTGTAACTACAAGAGGTATGAAAGAGCCCGAAATGAAGTTCATTGCAGAAATGATAACAAAGGTGCTTACGAATATTAATGATATAGATAATCTTAAACAGACCTTATCAATAGTGACCAGTCTCTGCAATCAATTTCCTTTGTATGCCAACAAACTCTAAAAAGAAGCCAAAATTTCTGATCTTTACCTCAGCAATTAGCATTATATTCGTGGTTCTTGTAATTTTAAATGTTTTTCCGTTAGGTATTAAGCACGAATGGGCTTGGAAATATTCACATCCAGAGAATTTTGACGGACTCTGGTTTCCAGTGCTTATTTCCTTTATTTTTCTTCTGCTGTCTTATAAGTCAATTGCTTATAAAAAATTAGCAGGTTTAAACCCCCCACTAAAATTTCTCTCTATAGTCCTTATATGCTTTATTGGCTACCTTTTTAACATTGCTATTTGTTACTTAAGTCCAGCAGGCTTCTATAATCTAATTCTGACTATTATAAGTCCTTGGGCAACCAGCTATTTCAATGTTGCTGTCGAGATTAAAGACATTAGTTTCTGGTTAAATAGCTTTCACACTTTTATCAAATATGCTCCTTTACATGCCAGAGTACATCCTCCAGGAAATATATTGTTTTTCTGGTGGATAATTCACATATTTAATAGTTTACCTACCCTAACAGATTCTTTACTAAGTATGGTAAAGAGCACCACTCTAGACCCATTACCTGTGTTTTCAATTATTGGGAATACGTTCCGTCATTCCTTCAGCAATGCTGAAAAAGCCGCATCAGTATTTCTATCGTTATTTTTGCCATTTCTTAAATGTGTTGTGATTCTTCCTATGTATTATTTAGGGAAACTTATATATGATAAAAAAACATCTTTAATTGCAGTATGTTTTTATGCAGCTATTCCTGCACTTAATTTATTTACACCTGGAATGGACCAGACATATACTCTGGTTTCTGTCTTATCTTTTTATTTATTTTGTTTCTCTATTAAAAAAAACAATATTTGGTTTGCTCTTCTTTCTGGACTGGTTTTATCAATAGGCATTATGCTGAGTTTCTGTTTTCTGGTTATCTTGGGTTTGATAATTTGTTATGGGCTAATATGGCTTTGGATAAATAAAACACATTTAAATTACATATTAAAGAGTTTTTCAGTATTGTTTGTAGCTTTGACAGCTCTCCCTTTATTGTTTTATCTTTTATATGACTTTAATATTATAAATTTTTTTGTGAGTATTAATGTGTTTTCAGAAAATGCGCGATTAGACATCGTTGGCAGTGAGGTTGCACGCCGAACATATTGGAAATGGCTATTGTATAATCCACTGGACTTTTTTATGTTTACTGGTATCCCAATTTCAATGCTTTCATTCAGAAGTATTTATAATGTTATAAGGTCAAGAAAAATAAGAGCAGCCAATGTCTTCTCCGTGTCTTTTTTTATCATACTATTCTTACTTCTAGTCTCTGGAATAAATCGCTCTGAGGTGGCAAGATTATGGATGTTCCTCATGCCCTTTCCTGCATTAATAGCAGCCTCGCAAATCGCACAAATAAAGATGAAAACCAGTTCTGCCTTCTTAATACTACTTTCCCTGCAGATCCTTCAAACAATAGTCTTTAAGTTATTCATAAATGTATATGGTAATTAGCTAAATATTTGTTTCTTCTACTCAATATGTGTATATTGTGGGCATCATGAAAAAATCAAAATCTAACACTGCCAAAAAACAAATAATGCGTTTTATCGAGAAACAATTCCCTTTCACAACATCAATAACCAGGGATAAATCATCTAAGAAGTCAGGAGAGTCACATTATCACATTCTTGAGATTGAGTTACAATATATCAGGTCAGGAAGTGGAGCATACTTCATAAAAGACAGGAAATACCATCTTAAGGAAAACTCCATTTTAATAATTCATAAAGGTGAAGTTCATAATTACATTAAGGGAAATTCATCGATCCCTGTGGATAGAGTATATCTGGCCTTTAATCCGTCTATATTATTTAGGAACACGCAATACACATATAAAAAACTAATCTCTCATATTGCTGAATGCAAAAAAAACTTCTCTCATCAAATATCATTCCCTCCTGAGGAAAGCCAGAGAGCAGATTTGATCATTTCCAATATGACATATGAATGGGAAAACAAAAAACTGCATTACAGAGAAGCAATAGTAAGCCTGCTCCTTGAGCTTTTTATAATCATACACAGATCATCTTCTTCCGGTACCGGTACAGATGAAAGAATCAAATCAACTGCACAGGACAGGATTATAAGTAAAGTCATTTCTTATATAGATAAAAATTATCAAAAACCGTTGGACCTGGCAACTCTGGGTGAGCATGTCTTCCGTTCTCCATATCATCTTAGCCATATTTTTAAGGATGTTACAGGATTTAATTTTAAAGAATATCTAATAAATAAACGTATTATGAAAGCCAAGAATCTTCTTGAGTCAGAATCAGATATAAAAGTAATATCTGTAGCCGAGGATGTTGGATTCTTAAATCTCAGCACATTTAACAGGGATTTTAAACGCCTGACCGGAATCAGTCCATCAGAATACCGCAAGTTTTGCACACATTTCCACAAGAAATGAGTAGAAAAGATTCTTTTTTTTCGTAGACTGAATAAGAAAATAAATCTAAAACGAGTTTATAATTGGAAGGAGTTGAAATGTTAATTGATGTACACACGCATATAACCTACCACAGGTTTCCTGAATTTGTTCAGAAACTCGGCAGGAAAGAATTCACTGCTGAAATTCTACTTAAAAGGATGGATATGGAGAAGATTGACAAGTCTGTTATTCTTCCATTAAGTAATCCTGAAAACGCAAACTACATTGGGGTTTCAGGAAACATGGAAGCTATTGAAGCAGCTAGGAAATATCCTGATAGGCTAGTCGCCTTTTGCAATGTTGATCCCAGAGCAATGAGAAATTCTCCTGAAGCCGATTTATCAAAGGTTTTAAAAGTTTACAAAGAAATGGGATGTAAAGGAGTCGGAGAAGTCTGTTCTAATATTTATTTTGATGATGAGCTAGCAAAGAATTTTTTCTATCATTGTGGGGAGTGTGAAATGCCTGTTCTTTTTCATGTTGCAGAACGGATAGGAGGTGTTTACGGACTGGTGGATGATGCGCATCTGCCAAGACTGGAAAAAGTGCTCAAGAAATTTTCCAAAACTATCTTTATAGGTCATGGCCCTGCTTTCTGGTCAGAAATAGGCGAATACGTGAATGAAAAAGAACGTGGCCACTATCCAAAAGGTAAAATAGAAAAACCCGGCAGTATTCCTAAACTGCTGGAGAGATATCCCAATCTTTACGGCGATCTTTCTGCCGGAAGCGGGTATAATGCTATCTCGAGAGATC
This portion of the bacterium genome encodes:
- a CDS encoding amidohydrolase family protein, which gives rise to MLIDVHTHITYHRFPEFVQKLGRKEFTAEILLKRMDMEKIDKSVILPLSNPENANYIGVSGNMEAIEAARKYPDRLVAFCNVDPRAMRNSPEADLSKVLKVYKEMGCKGVGEVCSNIYFDDELAKNFFYHCGECEMPVLFHVAERIGGVYGLVDDAHLPRLEKVLKKFSKTIFIGHGPAFWSEIGEYVNEKERGHYPKGKIEKPGSIPKLLERYPNLYGDLSAGSGYNAISRDPDFGYKFLEEFNEKLLFGTDRFTSADEPIPPQIDFLKNALKEKKISDQAYENITHKNVQQLIGE
- a CDS encoding AraC family transcriptional regulator; amino-acid sequence: MKKSKSNTAKKQIMRFIEKQFPFTTSITRDKSSKKSGESHYHILEIELQYIRSGSGAYFIKDRKYHLKENSILIIHKGEVHNYIKGNSSIPVDRVYLAFNPSILFRNTQYTYKKLISHIAECKKNFSHQISFPPEESQRADLIISNMTYEWENKKLHYREAIVSLLLELFIIIHRSSSSGTGTDERIKSTAQDRIISKVISYIDKNYQKPLDLATLGEHVFRSPYHLSHIFKDVTGFNFKEYLINKRIMKAKNLLESESDIKVISVAEDVGFLNLSTFNRDFKRLTGISPSEYRKFCTHFHKK
- a CDS encoding serine hydroxymethyltransferase; the encoded protein is MSNLKITDPEVAKAIYDETKRESSNLELIASENFVSNAVLEAQGSIMTNKYAEGYPHKRYYGGCEFVDVVENLAIKRAKEIFGADHANVQPHSGSQANMAVYFSMLDMGDTILGMDLSHGGHLTHGSPVNFSGKYFNIVSYGVSKKTETIDYEYVEKLALEEKPKLIIAGASAYPRIIDFAAFRKIADKVNAYLMVDMAHFAGLVAAKIYPSPIPYADFVTTTTHKTLRGPRGGMILCKGKYAKQIDKMIFPGIQGGPLMHVIAAKAVAFKEAMAEGFNDYQKQIVRNAKALASELNKRDFRLVSGGTDTHLILLDLTNRCISGKDAEKALDVAGITVNKNAIPFDKQSPFITSGIRIGTPAVTTRGMKEPEMKFIAEMITKVLTNINDIDNLKQTLSIVTSLCNQFPLYANKL